The following are from one region of the Streptomyces fradiae genome:
- a CDS encoding allantoate amidohydrolase, giving the protein MWRSLHGIGRNADSGGYRRYAWTPADADCRLWFRMQAEARRLDVETDRNGNQWAWLGDPTAGDAVVTGSHLDSVPDGGAFDGPLGVVSAFAALDELRARGVSFKRPLAIVNFGDEEGARFGLACVGSRLTSGQLTKEKAFELRDADGISLPQAMEAAGYDPEAIGHDPERLARIGAFVELHVEQGRALDLSGDPVGIASAIWPHGRWRYDFHGEANHAGTTRLVDRRDPMLPYAETVLAARREAELAGAVATFGKIAVEPNGVNAIPSLVRGWLDARAADQESLDAVVAGIEAAARDHAVRRGVDLAVVRESFTPVVEFGHALREELSRLLADSTGTKVPVLGTGAGHDAGILSASIPTAMLFVRNPTGVSHSPAEFAAEDDCVAGVHALADVLEGLACR; this is encoded by the coding sequence ATGTGGCGCAGCCTCCACGGAATCGGCCGCAACGCGGACTCCGGCGGCTACCGCCGCTACGCCTGGACCCCCGCCGACGCCGACTGCCGCCTCTGGTTCCGGATGCAGGCCGAGGCCCGCCGGCTCGACGTCGAGACCGACCGCAACGGCAACCAGTGGGCCTGGCTCGGCGACCCCACCGCGGGCGACGCCGTCGTCACCGGCTCCCACCTGGACTCCGTGCCCGACGGCGGCGCCTTCGACGGCCCGCTCGGCGTCGTGTCCGCCTTCGCCGCCCTCGACGAACTCCGCGCCCGCGGCGTCTCCTTCAAGCGGCCCCTCGCCATCGTCAACTTCGGCGACGAGGAGGGCGCCCGCTTCGGGCTCGCCTGCGTCGGCTCCCGGCTCACCTCCGGCCAGCTGACCAAGGAGAAGGCCTTCGAGCTGCGCGACGCGGACGGGATCTCGCTGCCGCAGGCCATGGAGGCCGCCGGCTACGACCCCGAGGCCATCGGCCACGACCCTGAGCGGCTCGCCCGCATCGGCGCCTTCGTCGAGCTCCACGTCGAGCAGGGCCGCGCCCTCGACCTGTCCGGCGACCCCGTCGGCATCGCCTCCGCCATCTGGCCGCACGGCCGCTGGCGGTACGACTTCCACGGCGAGGCCAACCACGCCGGCACCACCCGGCTCGTCGACCGGCGCGACCCCATGCTGCCGTACGCCGAGACCGTCCTCGCGGCCCGCCGCGAGGCCGAACTCGCGGGCGCCGTCGCCACCTTCGGCAAGATCGCCGTCGAGCCCAACGGCGTCAACGCCATCCCCTCGCTCGTCCGCGGCTGGCTCGACGCCCGCGCCGCCGACCAGGAGTCCCTGGACGCCGTCGTCGCCGGCATCGAGGCCGCCGCCCGCGACCACGCCGTCCGCCGGGGCGTCGACCTCGCCGTCGTACGCGAGTCGTTCACGCCGGTCGTCGAGTTCGGGCACGCCCTGCGCGAGGAGCTGAGCCGGCTGCTCGCCGACTCCACCGGCACCAAGGTCCCGGTTCTCGGCACCGGCGCCGGACACGACGCGGGTATTTTGTCCGCCTCGATCCCGACCGCCATGCTGTTCGTGCGCAACCCCACGGGCGTCTCGCACTCCCCGGCCGAGTTCGCGGCCGAGGACGACTGCGTGGCGGGCGTCCACGCACTCGCCGACGTACTGGAGGGCCTCGCGTGCAGGTGA